In Vicinamibacteria bacterium, a genomic segment contains:
- a CDS encoding DUF5615 family PIN-like protein produces MAGRFALFTDAHIQQSIIEGLMQRGWDVQRAIDVFPERTKDRVLLEHAVTCGRVFVTNDSGIIQIVNDWLAAGRSVKGIVFWEELLYYEMSPGDFIRGFEILGNEDEPFRVPIRYIGRPSQ; encoded by the coding sequence GTGGCGGGCCGCTTCGCTCTCTTCACCGACGCTCATATCCAACAATCGATAATCGAAGGTCTCATGCAGCGAGGCTGGGATGTCCAGCGGGCGATCGACGTTTTTCCCGAACGGACGAAAGATCGCGTCCTTCTGGAACATGCGGTGACGTGCGGGCGAGTTTTCGTCACAAACGATTCTGGTATCATTCAAATCGTAAATGACTGGCTGGCTGCGGGACGGTCCGTCAAGGGGATCGTATTCTGGGAAGAGTTACTCTACTACGAAATGAGTCCTGGAGACTTCATTCGTGGCTTCGAAATTCTCGGGAACGAAGACGAGCCGTTCCGGGTGCCGATCCGATACATCGGCAGGCCATCCCAGTAA
- a CDS encoding DUF433 domain-containing protein, with protein MPGTVQVYAHITKDPEVCGGKACIDGTRIRVMDIVGLHRNGYTPENMLNVYSAPLALAQIYAALTYYYDHPEEIEASLEEDQEMAAKLKRLDTNP; from the coding sequence ATGCCTGGTACGGTTCAGGTTTACGCGCACATCACGAAGGACCCGGAGGTCTGCGGCGGAAAGGCCTGCATCGACGGAACCCGCATCCGCGTGATGGATATCGTCGGACTTCATCGTAATGGCTACACGCCGGAGAACATGCTGAACGTATATTCCGCTCCCCTAGCTCTGGCCCAGATCTATGCCGCCCTCACTTACTACTATGACCATCCCGAGGAAATCGAAGCTTCGCTCGAGGAAGATCAAGAAATGGCAGCAAAGCTGAAGCGCCTCGACACGAATCCGTAG